From Mycobacterium colombiense CECT 3035:
GCCACCGATGATTCCGATCTGGGCTTCATGAAGATTCCCGCCGGCACGGTCGGCAGCGTCTACGGCTACCACCGCGGCTGGGTCGGCGATCGCAACGTCGTCAGCGTCGGGTTCAACTGGACCATGGGCAGTCACGTCGTGCCACCCAAACCGCTCGAGCACGGCCACGTCATCCAGGTGTTCGGGCTACCCAACATGCGCACCGTCTTGCACTGCCTGCCGCCCAAGGATTGGACGGAGCCCGGGTTCATGGGCCTGGGAATGATTTACACCGCGATGCCGGTTACCAACGCCGTCCCGGCGGTGGTGGCCGCCGAACCCGGGATCGTCACGCTCGCGGATTTGCCGCCCGTCACCGGTCGGCTGGCCCACTAGCGGGTATGCCGTTCGCCACAACTGGCGGCCCCCGGGAGGAACGCTTGCGTGCACTAAGGTTAGTATCCCTAACCGAGCAAATGTTCCGTTGACATTGATGTCGTCGGCGACGGTTGGTGAGCTTTGCGGAAGGCGGTCAGGTGGTGGCTAGTCCGGACTCAGGTCCCCGCCCCGGCATTGTGACCCGCGTGCTGAGGCAAGGGTGGATCCCGCTGCTGCTGGTGGTCGTGCTGGCTGTGTCTGCACTCGTGGTGTCGCGGCTGCACAAGCTCTTCGGTTCGGAAGATCTCAACGCGAACGCCGGCAAGGGGATTGAAATCGTGCAGTTCAACCCGAAAGTCGTCGTCTACGAGATTTCCGGTCCGCCCGGGGCGACCGCCAACATCAACTACTGGGACGCGGACGCCAACACGCATCAGGTCAACAATGCCCCCCTGCCGTGGTCGACCACCATCTCGACCACACTGCCCTCGGTGAGCGCCAACATCATGGCGCAGAGCGACGGCAGCACGATCAGCTGCAAGATCACCGTGGACGGCGTCGTCCGCGCTAACCAGAACTCCGATGGCCATAACGCCCAGACCTTCTGCCTGGTGAAGTCCGCATGAGCAATGTGAACAACGAGACCGAGCGCGACCTGAGCGCGGCCGATACCGGCCCGATCACAACCCGGGGCCTGTCCAAGGCCGAGCGCGGCCACCGCCCCTACCTTCCCCATGCGATCCGCATCTTCGCGATACCGATCATTGTGGGCTGGGTTGCCATCACAGTGCTGGTGAACGTCCTGGTCCCCTCCCTGGAAGTGGTCGGCGAGGCGCATTCGGCGCCGATGACCCCCCTGGACGCGCCGTCGATGAAGGCGATGATGCGCCTGGGCAGTAACTTCCACGAATTCAACTCGAACAGCACCGTGATGATCGTGCTCGAAGGCCAGCAACCCTTGGGCCCCGATGCACATAAGTACTACGACAAGCTGATCCGAGACCTGCGCAAGGATCCCGCGCACATCCAGCACATCCAGGACTTCTGGGGCGACCGCCTGACCGCCGCGGGCGCGCAGAGCGCCGACGCCAAGGGCGCGTACGTACAGGTGAACCTCGCCGGTAATCAGGGCACCACGCAGGCCAACGACTCCGTGGACGCCGTCCGCAAGGTGATCGACGAGAACAAGGCGCCGCCCGGTGTGAAGGCCTACGTCACCGGGCCTGCGGCACTGTCCGACGACATGCACATCATCGGCAACGCCAGCCTTGCCAAGATCACGCTGTTCACCCTGGGCGCGATCGCGATCATGTTGCTGCTGGTCTACCGATCCATCGTCACCACGCTCGTGCAGCTGTTCATGACCTTCGTGGCGCTGGCGTGCGCGCGCGGCGTCGTCGCGGTTCTGGCCTATAACAACGCATTCGGGCTCACCACGTTCGCTGCCAACATCCTCACCATGCTGGCAATCGCCGCGGGAACCGACTATGGCATCTTCCTCGTCGGGCGATATCAAGAAGCGCTGGCCGCCGGTGAGGACCGAGAAACGGCTTACTACACCACATTCAAGGGAGTCGCCCCGGTCGTCCTGGGTTCCGGCCTGACGATTGCGGGAGCCACCTACTGCCTCAGTCTTGCCCGGCTGCCCTGGTTCAACACGATGGGCGCACCGGTGGCGATCGGCATGCTGGTCGTGGTGCTCGCAGGGCTTTCCCTCGGCCCTGCGGTCGTTTTCGTCGGCAGTCGTCTCCATCTCTTCGAAAGGCAGGCGAAGCGAGGTCGGCTGTGGCGCCGGGTGGGCACCGCCGTGGTGCGTTGGCCCGCACCCATTTTGGCCGTCAGCGCCGCGGTCGTGCTGGTCGGCATGGTGGCCCTGCCGGGTTTCAAGCCGAGCTACAACGACCGGCATTACCTGCCGTTGTCAGCCCCGGCCAATCAAGGGCAAGAGGCCGCGAATCGGCACTTCTCCGAGGCCCGGATGAACCCCGACCTGCTGATGGTCGAATCCAACCACGACATGCGAAACCCGGCCGACATGCTGGTGTTGGACAGGGTGGCGAAAAACGAGATGCGCACGCTCGGCATCGCCATGGTTCAGGACATCACCAGGCCGCTGGGCATCCCGATTCAGCACAGCTCGATTCCGTTCCAGAACAGCGTCCAAAGCCAGACGACGATGCAGAACATGGGCTTCCTCAAGGAGCGCATCAAGGACATCCTCAGGATGGCCGATGACCTGCAGACCCAGATCGACACCACGCAGCGCCAGTACGAGGTGTCGCTGGATTTGGCCAACGCCGCCGACGACAGTGCAAAGACGACGGCGGTGACGTCGCAGATCACCGACACCCTGCGCGACCACATCGCGGACTTCGACGACACGTTCCGGCCGATACGCAGCATCTTCTACTGGGAGAAGCACTGCTACGACATTCCAGTGTGCGTCGGGCTGCGGTCCCTGTTCGACACGTTCGACGGGTTCGACCAACTGGCCGAGCAGTTCCATTATTTGACGACCGATATCGCGCACACGGCCAAGGCGTCACGCGACCTGACCGCGCTGTTTCCCACTCTGATCACCACGCTGAAGACCACCAGGGGCATCACGCTGACGCTCTACCAGACGTTCAAGGCGATGATCGACCAGATGGAGGCAATGAGCAACACCGGGATCGTCATGGGGCAGAGCTTCGATCAGTCGAAGAACGACGACTTCTTCTACCTTCCACCAGAAGCCTTTGACAACCCCGACTTTCAGACGGGTCTGCGCATGTTCTTGTCGCCGGACGGTAAGTCGGCGCGATTCTTCATCACCCACCAGGACGATCCGATGACGCCGGAGGGAATTGAACGGGTGGCGGCCGAACGCACCGCCGCGCAGGAAGGACTCAAGCAGTCCTCCCTGGCCGACGCCAAGGTGTATCTCGGCGGAACCGCCGCGACCTTCAAGGACATGGCCGACGGTGAGAAATACGACCTGATGATCGCCGTCATCGCGTCACTGACGCTGATCTTCATGATCATGCTGCTGCTGACCCGAAGCGTGGTGGCCGCGCTGGTCATCGTCGGCACCGCGGCCAGCTCGATCGCCGCATCATTCGGGCTGTCCGTGTTGATTTGGCAGGACCTGTTCGGCATCAATATCCACTGGATCGTGATGGCGCTGGCGGTCATCATCCTGCTGGCCGTGGGATCGGACTACAACCTGCTGTTGGTCTCCCGGTTCAAAGAGGAGATCCATCACGGGCTCAAGACGGGCATCATCCGATCGATGGCCGGCACCGGTGGCGTGGTGACGGCCGCGGGTCTGGTGTTCGCGTTCACGATGGCGTCCATGCTGGGCAGCGATCTGCGCGTGCTCGGTCAGTTCGGCTCGACCGTCTGCATCGGTCTGCTGCTCGACACGCTGATCGTGCGCACCTTGCTGATGCCCTCGATCGCCACCCTGCTCGGTCGGTGGTTCTGGTGGCCACAGGTGGTGCACCCGCGCGGTGACCACGCGCGACGGCCGGTGAGCGCCTGATCCGCTGGGGGCGCCCCGCCACTAATCCGACGGCAACTCGACGCTGACCGCGACCGCGCCCGCGCCGACATGCAGCGCGAGCACGGGTCCCAGCTCGGTGATGATCGCCGGCTCGCACGCCGGTAGCCGCTCGCCCAGGGCCGTCGCCACCTCCTGGGCGCCGTCCGGGTTGGCCACGTGATGCACCGCCAGGGCGGCGGCGTCGTTGCCGACGACTTGACAGACCCGGTCGATCATCGCCTCCGTCGCATGGCTTACCGTGCGCACCCGTTGGGCCAGAACGAGTTTCCCGTCGTCGATGCGCAGCAGCGGCTTGAGTGCCAGCGCGGTGCCCAGCCACGCCTTCGCCCCGCCGATGCGTCCGCTGCGGCGCAGGTTATCCAGCCGGTGCACCACGATGAAGGCGTGCCCGCGGTCCACGGCCGCGCGGGCGGCGTCCGCGACGGCGTCGACGTCTTTACCGTCGGCCGCGGCGCGCGCGGCGGCCAGCGCGACGAAGCCGGTGCCCATCGCCGCCGACTTGGAGTCGACGACGCGCACGTTCGGATCGAGGTCGGCCGCGGTGCGCTCCGCGGCCCGGCAGGTGCCCGACAGCGCCGACGAAAGGTGTACGGCCACAACCCCGTCGGACCCACTGTCGACCAGGGCCTGCTGGTAGACGTCGGCCAGTTCGGCCGGAGTGGCCGCCGCGGTGGTGGCCGTCAGTTTGTAGATGTCTGCGGGGATGTCGTCCACACCGTCGCGCAGATCGTTGCCGTCGAGCAGGATATGCAGGGGAACGACGCGTATCCCCCACTTTTCGAGCAGGTCGGCCGGCAGACGCGCCGACGAGTCGGTCACCACCACAACGGACATGGCGCTACCCGCGCGGTTTCTCGTTGGCCACGCCGGCCTCGGCGAGCGCCTTGAGCATCAACTCCGCGACCGCCTGGTGAGCCTCGAAATTCCAGTGAATGCCGTCGGGGTTCCCACGACCACTCATAACCTGCTCGGCGACAGCGGCTTTGAGGTCGACCAGGGGCACCCGGTGGGTTTGCGCCCATTCGGTGATCGCGGCCACCGTCCCCTCGCGCCCGTGATGCGCCCGGCCGTAGGTGTCGGCGATGTGCACGGACGGCAGTGACGCCACGATCGGGATGCCGGGGCGGTTGAAATCGATTGCACCCCGGGTCTGTTCGAGGTAATCCGCGCTCAGGTGGGGAGGCAGGGCCGATCGGGCCACCGGCGAGAGCCTGGGCTGCAGCCAGCCGTAGCCGTCGCGGACCCAACGTCGCAGCCAGGGCGGCCGCACGTAGCGGATCAGTTCGCGCAGCGCGGTCGGCAGCACCGACGGCAGCGAATCCATGCCGCCGGTGGCGAAGATGACCGCGCCGGCCCTGGGCAGCGCCGCCCAGGCCCGCGGGTCCTGGGTCGCCGCCCACCAGATGTCGCGGCACGTCCAACCGATGCGGCCGATCAGCTCGACATCCCAGCCCAATTGCGTCGCCACGATATTCGGCCAGATGCGGGGGTCGTCGGCGGGTAGCCCCCCGGTCGGCCCGTAGTACGCCAACGAGTCGGCGAAAATCAGCAGGGTGGGCTTTCGCGGCCGTTCAGAGGACATCGTTGGACACCTGCGCCGAAGCGTTCCACACGTCCAGACGCCAACGGATGCGGTCGAATTCGTCGGCGGGATCGTCGTTGTGTCCGGACAGCTGCACCCAGCTGGCATTGCCCATGCCACCCAGAATCGGCCAGTTGGCGACGGGAAGCTTCAGCAGCGCGGCCGACAGCGCGGCGATCAGGCCACCGTGGGCCACCAGCACCACCGGGCGGTCCGGCCCGTCGGGGTCGCCCCACTCGCGCTCGGCGGACACCAGTTCGGCGACCAACGGCACGCTGCGGGCCGCGACGTCGACCCTGCTCTCGCCGCCGTGCGGTGCCCAGGTGGCGTCCTCGCGCCAGGCCAGCCGCGCACCGGGGGCCTGCGCGTCGACCTCGGTGTGGGTCAGGCCCTGCCAGTCACCCAGGTGGGTTTCCCGCAACCGCTGATCCACCCGAATCGGCAGACCTGTCACCTCCCCCAGCCTGACCGCGGTGTCATACGCGCGATGCAGATCCG
This genomic window contains:
- a CDS encoding MmpS family transport accessory protein, with the translated sequence MVASPDSGPRPGIVTRVLRQGWIPLLLVVVLAVSALVVSRLHKLFGSEDLNANAGKGIEIVQFNPKVVVYEISGPPGATANINYWDADANTHQVNNAPLPWSTTISTTLPSVSANIMAQSDGSTISCKITVDGVVRANQNSDGHNAQTFCLVKSA
- a CDS encoding RND family transporter produces the protein MSNVNNETERDLSAADTGPITTRGLSKAERGHRPYLPHAIRIFAIPIIVGWVAITVLVNVLVPSLEVVGEAHSAPMTPLDAPSMKAMMRLGSNFHEFNSNSTVMIVLEGQQPLGPDAHKYYDKLIRDLRKDPAHIQHIQDFWGDRLTAAGAQSADAKGAYVQVNLAGNQGTTQANDSVDAVRKVIDENKAPPGVKAYVTGPAALSDDMHIIGNASLAKITLFTLGAIAIMLLLVYRSIVTTLVQLFMTFVALACARGVVAVLAYNNAFGLTTFAANILTMLAIAAGTDYGIFLVGRYQEALAAGEDRETAYYTTFKGVAPVVLGSGLTIAGATYCLSLARLPWFNTMGAPVAIGMLVVVLAGLSLGPAVVFVGSRLHLFERQAKRGRLWRRVGTAVVRWPAPILAVSAAVVLVGMVALPGFKPSYNDRHYLPLSAPANQGQEAANRHFSEARMNPDLLMVESNHDMRNPADMLVLDRVAKNEMRTLGIAMVQDITRPLGIPIQHSSIPFQNSVQSQTTMQNMGFLKERIKDILRMADDLQTQIDTTQRQYEVSLDLANAADDSAKTTAVTSQITDTLRDHIADFDDTFRPIRSIFYWEKHCYDIPVCVGLRSLFDTFDGFDQLAEQFHYLTTDIAHTAKASRDLTALFPTLITTLKTTRGITLTLYQTFKAMIDQMEAMSNTGIVMGQSFDQSKNDDFFYLPPEAFDNPDFQTGLRMFLSPDGKSARFFITHQDDPMTPEGIERVAAERTAAQEGLKQSSLADAKVYLGGTAATFKDMADGEKYDLMIAVIASLTLIFMIMLLLTRSVVAALVIVGTAASSIAASFGLSVLIWQDLFGINIHWIVMALAVIILLAVGSDYNLLLVSRFKEEIHHGLKTGIIRSMAGTGGVVTAAGLVFAFTMASMLGSDLRVLGQFGSTVCIGLLLDTLIVRTLLMPSIATLLGRWFWWPQVVHPRGDHARRPVSA
- the octT gene encoding diglucosylglycerate octanoyltransferase, whose protein sequence is MSSERPRKPTLLIFADSLAYYGPTGGLPADDPRIWPNIVATQLGWDVELIGRIGWTCRDIWWAATQDPRAWAALPRAGAVIFATGGMDSLPSVLPTALRELIRYVRPPWLRRWVRDGYGWLQPRLSPVARSALPPHLSADYLEQTRGAIDFNRPGIPIVASLPSVHIADTYGRAHHGREGTVAAITEWAQTHRVPLVDLKAAVAEQVMSGRGNPDGIHWNFEAHQAVAELMLKALAEAGVANEKPRG
- the gpgP gene encoding glucosyl-3-phosphoglycerate phosphatase, coding for MRIRRLIMLRHGQTEFNADSRMQGQLDSELSELGRAQAIAAAEVLGKLPPLLIVSSDLHRAYDTAVRLGEVTGLPIRVDQRLRETHLGDWQGLTHTEVDAQAPGARLAWREDATWAPHGGESRVDVAARSVPLVAELVSAEREWGDPDGPDRPVVLVAHGGLIAALSAALLKLPVANWPILGGMGNASWVQLSGHNDDPADEFDRIRWRLDVWNASAQVSNDVL
- a CDS encoding DegV family protein, with product MSVVVVTDSSARLPADLLEKWGIRVVPLHILLDGNDLRDGVDDIPADIYKLTATTAAATPAELADVYQQALVDSGSDGVVAVHLSSALSGTCRAAERTAADLDPNVRVVDSKSAAMGTGFVALAAARAAADGKDVDAVADAARAAVDRGHAFIVVHRLDNLRRSGRIGGAKAWLGTALALKPLLRIDDGKLVLAQRVRTVSHATEAMIDRVCQVVGNDAAALAVHHVANPDGAQEVATALGERLPACEPAIITELGPVLALHVGAGAVAVSVELPSD